CTCGGGCGAGTTGATGCTCCAGATGTCGGCACCGGTGACCCGCTCGGCGGCGGTGTCGTTGGCGTAGATGTGGTCGAGCGAGCCGACCTTGCCGTCGAAGACGTAGGTGGTCTCACCGTTGTTGAGGTTGGTGTACCCGGCGTCCTCGATGGCCAGGGCCGGCAGTTCGGCGCTGTAAGAGTTGAAGTCACCGGTCAGGAAGATGTCCTCGACACCGGCCTCGTCGGCCACGTCCTCAGCGAACGCGGTCAGGGCCTCGGCCTGGTCGACCCGGTCGCCCTCGAAGCAGCCCTGCGGCAGATCCCCGCAGTCGCCACCCTTGGACTTGAAGTGGTTGGTCACGGCCACGAAGGAGTAGTCCGTCCCGACCGCGGTGAACGCCTGCGCGAGCGGCTCGCGGGCGTTGTCGAACGCCGGGTCGTCGACGAGCACGACCGAGTCCCCGGCGAGCTCCACCGTGGCGGGGTTGTAGATGAAGGCGTTGCGAATGACGTCCTGGTCCGCGAGCGACGGCAGCTCGGACGGCGAGGTCGCATAGGCCCAGCGGTCCGCTCCGGCGTCGGCGTTGAGCGCCTCGACGAGCGCGGCGAGCGAGGCATCGCGATCGTCACCGAACTTCACCGAGTTCTCGATCTCCTCGAGGGAGACGACATCGGCGTCGAGGCCGTTGATCGCCTCGACGATCTTGGCCTGCTGGCGCTCGAGGTTCTCGACGTTCCACGCGCCGCGGGGGCCGTCGTCGGGCTGGCAGCGGTTGACCGTGAGGGGGTTGCCCTCGCGGTCGTCGTAGGAGCCACAGCCGGGCACGTCCTCACCGAGGGTGGTGAAGTAGTTGAGTACGTTGAAGGTGGCGAGCACCAGGTCGCCGCCGACGTCGGCCGGGGTGGCGTTCGCGGCCTGAGTATTACCACCGGCGAAGGTCACCAGGTCATCGGCGGTGCCGGTGACCGGCTCGGTGGGCTGGAAGTTCCACTGGTAGCGGTGATCGACGATCACCGGCTCGTGGAACTCCACCGCCACGCCGGTGCGCAGGTCCGGGTTCCCGGTCAGGTACGGGACCTCCTCGTTGTCCTCCGTTCGAGCCGACCGCCCGTCGTCCAGGGTGACGGCGCGGGCCGCGTTGTCGGCGACCGCAGCGTCGTACTCGGCGGTTCCCGGAGCGGCGACGTCAGTCTCCTGCACGAGCGGACCGTTGAGGCCGAGCCCGACGGTGCCGAAAGCAGTCCGGCCCCAGCCGCCGAGCCCATAGGTGTCTGAGACGACGTAGTCGGCCACGGGAGCGACGAGCATGCCCTCGAGGGTCTCGCGCTCGGCGTCGGTGGCCGGCATGGTGAAGTCCTCGATCGGCAGGACCGGGTCGGTCTCGGTCTCGAGGATCTCCAGCCCCCCGCTCCCGACCGTGATCTGGGTGCTGGCACCGTATTCCAGACCGGCCTGCGGGTCCGGGTCGTACTCGCCGACCGCTCCCTGCACCCGGACGTAGTCACCGATCGCGACCTGACCGGCCGTGCTGGGGGAGTAGACGAAGATGGCCTCGGACGCTGTGATGCTCGCCGGGTCGACCGCGCCGCCGGTGCCGGGGGTCTGAATGTAGTAGCCGTTGAAGTTGCCCTCGGGGTAGGCAGCGGTGGCAGGGTAGGCCGCGGTGACCACGCCGCTGGTGGTGACCGTCTGGCCGACGAGCTCGCTCTCGACACCCGTGCCCTGGATCTGCGCGATGCTGTGGGTGTCCTCGGCCGGGACCTCGGGATCTGGGTCCGGATCCGGGTCCGGATCGGGGTCCCCGCCGTCGGAGCCGTTGACGGCCCCGAAGGTCTCCTCCAGCGGCCCGGTCCAGGTGCCGTCGATGCGCTGCAGCGACAGGCCGATCGGTGTGCTGTTGGACTGCTCGACACCGATGTCGGTGCTCGTCATCCCCTCCGCAGCACCGCCCGCGGCGGTCAGCACTCCCTCGTAGGAGAGGAACTCCACGACGGTGCCCTCGGCGTCGATCAGGGCGATCCCGTCTTCCTCGCCGTTCTGGATCCCGTTGGACGGGTACTCGGCCACGAGCACGCCGGCAACGCCGTCACCCTCGTTCACGGTGCCCTCGAGCGTGCGGGCGTCGTAGACCTGCGAATTGCTGCCGTTGTAGAGCTCGAGGCTCCACCCGGTCAGGTCGGTGCCGACGGGCGCCTGGATCTCGATCGCCTCACCTTCGTCGGTGCCGGCGTTGTCGTAGTGCAGCTCGCTGATGAAGATGTCGCCGGTGCTGATCAGGCGGGGCGCCGGGCCGGGAACGGCCGAGACGGCCGCGGCCGGGGCGGCGATACCGAGGCCGAGCACGGCCGCGGATGTCACCGCCACCAGCGGTCGGGTCAGACGGGGGGATACGGGCATGGGACTTCCTTCGAGTCTCGGGGGCTCTCGAAACGTAACCGGCACCACCCACACCCGGGCACCCCGAAAGCGGTCCGGGAGGAAGAATTCCCCAGACCGTCACCTGCTCGTCATCC
Above is a window of Ruania suaedae DNA encoding:
- a CDS encoding ExeM/NucH family extracellular endonuclease, with protein sequence MPVSPRLTRPLVAVTSAAVLGLGIAAPAAAVSAVPGPAPRLISTGDIFISELHYDNAGTDEGEAIEIQAPVGTDLTGWSLELYNGSNSQVYDARTLEGTVNEGDGVAGVLVAEYPSNGIQNGEEDGIALIDAEGTVVEFLSYEGVLTAAGGAAEGMTSTDIGVEQSNSTPIGLSLQRIDGTWTGPLEETFGAVNGSDGGDPDPDPDPDPDPEVPAEDTHSIAQIQGTGVESELVGQTVTTSGVVTAAYPATAAYPEGNFNGYYIQTPGTGGAVDPASITASEAIFVYSPSTAGQVAIGDYVRVQGAVGEYDPDPQAGLEYGASTQITVGSGGLEILETETDPVLPIEDFTMPATDAERETLEGMLVAPVADYVVSDTYGLGGWGRTAFGTVGLGLNGPLVQETDVAAPGTAEYDAAVADNAARAVTLDDGRSARTEDNEEVPYLTGNPDLRTGVAVEFHEPVIVDHRYQWNFQPTEPVTGTADDLVTFAGGNTQAANATPADVGGDLVLATFNVLNYFTTLGEDVPGCGSYDDREGNPLTVNRCQPDDGPRGAWNVENLERQQAKIVEAINGLDADVVSLEEIENSVKFGDDRDASLAALVEALNADAGADRWAYATSPSELPSLADQDVIRNAFIYNPATVELAGDSVVLVDDPAFDNAREPLAQAFTAVGTDYSFVAVTNHFKSKGGDCGDLPQGCFEGDRVDQAEALTAFAEDVADEAGVEDIFLTGDFNSYSAELPALAIEDAGYTNLNNGETTYVFDGKVGSLDHIYANDTAAERVTGADIWSINSPESVLAEYSRYNYFASEHVQPGTQFRASDHDPILVGIDVPDVTDTLVDLQILSINDFHGRIEANGQSAGAAVLACAVDSYRAENENTLFVSAGDNIGASTFTSFIQDDQPTIDVLNMMGLDVSALGNHEFDRGQDDVTDRVIPASDFPLLGANIVDETGEPAFDPYWITETGGVSVGFIGVLTENMPTLVSPAGIEGLTFTDMGEAANRYAEQLSDGDESNGEADVIVVLAHEGAPGGELSSADGSPFGDLVAGAHEEIDAILSGHTHQTYTHDVDGMWVTQARQYGELLGQLELTVDPTTGEVVASQAQNVDLVPVVGDADEGIEREEFCAGDPDVQDVVDDAVDVAEELGSVPLGEVTADLNRAVGTSGEPGSNRAGESTLGNFVSDVQLWAAQRTNPGTQIAFMNPGGLRDDLRYDADGDEGAGVVTYAEAAGVQPFANTLVTMDLTGAQIAELLEQQWRLDGDAETKLHLGVSAGFSYVYDPSAPLGERIVGMSLDGMPIDPDGVYTIVTNSFLAAGGDGFSVFTEGASTADSGQVDLAAMVDYFDEVGTVSPDYGQRAVAATWVSDPAAVYRPGEEIAVDVASFVFSTGEPVPEALETSLGGVTTEPAALDATPVDGTDLVGSAEVRVTVPEVFGVAGGQGDRQAAGGDDVSVVDLVVTDPVNGTELVLEVQVASQAGAGDDGSDGSDGTDGSDGAGGSDGSDGDLAETGASGMWTLVLIALGLAMTGGVVMIMRRRAAARG